Proteins from a genomic interval of Dehalococcoidia bacterium:
- a CDS encoding glycosyltransferase family 4 protein — MRIGIVAPLVEAVPPALYGGTERVVSNLTEQLVSRGHDVTLFASGDSVTSARLVACAPKSLRLDPEAPDGVTATLFQMREVYRRAAEFDIIHNHADWFAFPFADLVDTPTVTTAHGRLDLPEIAYRYECGKGQPLVSISYDQRRWLPQCHWVGTVHNGIDVDRFWFRERPGDYLVFLGRISPEKGPERAVEIAGRAGMRLVVAAKVDAADREYYETVVGPLFRKSRHVEFIGEVNEDGKDKLLGGAYAYLFPIDWPEPFGLTMVESMATGTPVIAMRRGSVPEVVEDGVTGFVCDSVDEMVEAVERAGSIDRRACRERVERLFSAARMADGYEAVYRRVLAGTCRTVEPLQGATVGAARGDGSLVVY; from the coding sequence ATGCGCATCGGCATCGTTGCCCCGCTCGTGGAGGCTGTCCCTCCGGCGCTATATGGCGGCACCGAGCGGGTGGTCTCGAACCTGACCGAGCAGTTGGTGAGCCGGGGTCATGACGTGACGCTGTTCGCCAGCGGCGACTCGGTGACAAGCGCGCGCCTGGTGGCCTGCGCGCCAAAGTCTCTGCGGCTGGACCCGGAAGCGCCGGACGGAGTGACGGCGACGCTGTTTCAGATGCGGGAGGTGTATCGCCGCGCGGCGGAATTCGACATAATCCACAACCATGCCGACTGGTTTGCCTTCCCTTTCGCCGACCTCGTCGACACGCCGACTGTCACCACGGCGCACGGCCGGTTGGACCTCCCCGAGATTGCCTACCGATACGAGTGCGGCAAGGGTCAGCCCCTGGTCTCGATTTCGTACGACCAGAGGCGCTGGCTGCCCCAGTGCCACTGGGTGGGGACGGTGCACAACGGCATCGACGTGGACCGCTTCTGGTTCCGTGAACGACCAGGCGACTACCTGGTCTTCCTGGGACGCATAAGCCCGGAAAAGGGACCGGAGCGGGCCGTCGAGATCGCGGGGCGCGCCGGCATGAGGCTTGTGGTAGCCGCGAAGGTAGACGCGGCAGACCGCGAGTACTACGAGACCGTGGTGGGGCCGCTCTTTCGGAAGAGCCGGCATGTCGAGTTCATCGGTGAGGTCAACGAGGACGGGAAGGACAAGCTCCTCGGCGGAGCCTACGCTTACCTGTTCCCCATCGACTGGCCGGAGCCCTTCGGACTCACGATGGTGGAGTCGATGGCCACCGGTACGCCCGTAATCGCGATGCGGCGCGGGTCGGTGCCGGAGGTGGTCGAAGACGGCGTGACCGGCTTCGTCTGCGACTCCGTCGATGAGATGGTCGAGGCCGTCGAGCGGGCAGGGTCGATCGACCGGCGGGCCTGCCGCGAGCGAGTCGAGCGGCTCTTCTCCGCGGCGCGCATGGCCGACGGGTACGAGGCCGTGTACCGCAGGGTCCTTGCCGGTACCTGTCGCACAGTCGAGCCGCTCCAGGGAGCAACGGTGGGGGCCGCGCGGGGCGACGGTAGCCTTGTCGTCTACTAA
- a CDS encoding glycosyl hydrolase family 65 protein: MSSTKGAACRDATDEEPTRLPFFADADASTGPTWGLREEGYEPSVEHELESRFFVGNGFLGIRGSLDLPTEASLPRTYVAGLFAEVPGPPPTVALVRAPDAFSARFEVDGRPLVLNPRRLRTSRRLLDYRHGVLHSLLEQGLPSGQVVALDSLRFASMAARNLAVQVVRIRLQRPSEAAIYVDVPGEGPQDTGEPAREGALAMACERAVLVRDPDGPGWRKAPGAEVRANGSTGLDIALLTAYGLAENVEQARAAAARALRRAQREGPERLYASHARAWQQRWEDSDVQVEGDDAAQSALRFAVYQLNSAADPRPGGSSVGARGLTGDAYIGHVFWDTEIFMLPFYVLTWPEAARHLLHYRYRTLPPAREKARRLGCRGALFAWESADTGEETTPPYAIGPSGEVIAIRSGDLEHHISAAVAYGVWQYWLGTRDVRFLLAEGAEILLETARFWASRARRERDGFYHIRHVIGPDEYHEDVDDNAYTNAMARWNIERGLEVARLLQRRWPARWVELASKLKLRDEELSDWQAVAERMYLGRDAKTGVPEQFAGFFQLENVDLSQYADRAAPMDVILGFERTRRSQVSKQADVLMLMALLPEQFPREVQEAAFDYYEPRCGHGSSLSPPVHALVAARLGRLEPALRYFRQTAAIDLGDSMGNSAGGIHMASLGGLWQAAVLGFGGVTVTREGLSFAPALPEPWEAMRFRLHWRGRRLAVEVSRRRDRLEAALEKGAAMPLRVYGERFVLERGSPLVVEVRAGKEAGRW; the protein is encoded by the coding sequence TTGTCGTCTACTAAAGGTGCCGCTTGCCGGGATGCGACGGACGAGGAGCCCACGCGGCTTCCCTTCTTCGCCGACGCCGACGCGAGCACCGGCCCAACGTGGGGCCTTCGTGAAGAGGGCTACGAGCCGAGCGTCGAGCATGAGCTAGAGTCCCGCTTCTTCGTCGGCAACGGGTTCCTGGGGATCCGCGGCTCCCTCGACCTGCCGACGGAGGCGTCGCTGCCGCGTACGTACGTCGCCGGGCTTTTCGCCGAGGTGCCGGGCCCGCCGCCAACCGTCGCGCTGGTGCGGGCGCCGGACGCGTTCAGCGCCCGCTTCGAGGTCGACGGACGCCCCCTGGTCCTAAACCCGAGGCGGCTGCGCACATCCAGGCGGCTCCTGGACTACCGGCACGGCGTCCTGCACTCCCTCCTGGAGCAGGGTCTGCCCTCGGGTCAGGTGGTGGCCCTGGACTCCTTGCGCTTCGCGTCGATGGCGGCGCGCAACCTGGCCGTCCAGGTGGTCCGCATCCGGCTCCAGCGGCCTTCGGAGGCGGCGATTTATGTCGACGTCCCCGGGGAAGGCCCGCAGGACACGGGCGAGCCGGCGCGGGAGGGTGCGCTTGCCATGGCCTGCGAGAGGGCGGTCCTGGTCCGGGACCCGGATGGCCCCGGCTGGCGCAAGGCGCCCGGCGCGGAGGTCAGGGCAAACGGCAGCACGGGCCTGGACATTGCCCTGCTTACGGCGTACGGGCTTGCTGAGAATGTCGAACAGGCCAGGGCGGCGGCAGCGCGTGCCCTGAGACGAGCACAGCGGGAGGGGCCGGAACGCCTTTACGCCAGTCACGCGCGGGCCTGGCAGCAGCGCTGGGAGGACAGCGACGTCCAGGTCGAAGGGGATGACGCGGCGCAGTCGGCGCTCCGCTTCGCGGTCTATCAGCTCAACAGCGCGGCAGACCCGCGCCCGGGCGGGTCGTCGGTTGGCGCGCGCGGCCTTACAGGCGACGCCTACATTGGCCATGTTTTCTGGGACACCGAGATTTTCATGCTGCCGTTCTACGTCCTCACCTGGCCGGAGGCGGCGCGACACCTGCTCCACTACCGCTACCGCACTCTGCCGCCGGCGCGGGAGAAAGCGCGCCGCCTGGGATGCCGGGGCGCGCTGTTCGCTTGGGAGTCGGCGGATACGGGCGAGGAGACGACGCCCCCGTACGCCATCGGGCCGAGCGGGGAGGTAATCGCCATCCGGAGCGGAGACCTCGAGCACCACATCAGCGCCGCTGTCGCCTACGGCGTGTGGCAATACTGGCTGGGCACGCGGGATGTCCGCTTCCTGCTGGCGGAGGGCGCCGAGATCCTGTTGGAGACGGCACGCTTCTGGGCAAGCCGCGCCCGCCGTGAACGAGACGGCTTCTACCACATCCGCCACGTCATCGGCCCGGACGAGTACCACGAGGACGTGGACGACAACGCCTACACGAACGCGATGGCGCGCTGGAACATCGAGCGGGGCCTCGAGGTGGCGCGGTTGCTGCAGCGCCGCTGGCCGGCGCGCTGGGTGGAGCTTGCCAGCAAGCTCAAGCTCCGGGATGAGGAGCTGAGCGACTGGCAGGCGGTCGCGGAGCGGATGTACCTGGGACGGGACGCCAAGACGGGCGTGCCGGAGCAGTTCGCGGGCTTCTTCCAGCTGGAGAATGTAGACCTTTCGCAGTACGCGGACCGCGCGGCGCCGATGGACGTGATCCTGGGCTTCGAGCGCACCAGGCGGTCTCAGGTGTCCAAGCAGGCCGACGTGCTTATGCTCATGGCCCTCCTTCCCGAGCAGTTCCCGCGAGAGGTGCAGGAGGCCGCCTTCGACTACTACGAGCCGCGCTGCGGCCATGGGAGCTCGCTGAGCCCGCCGGTGCATGCTCTGGTCGCGGCGCGGCTGGGGCGCCTCGAGCCCGCGCTGCGTTACTTCCGCCAGACGGCGGCCATCGACCTGGGCGACAGCATGGGCAACAGCGCCGGCGGGATTCACATGGCCTCGCTCGGCGGCTTATGGCAGGCGGCGGTGCTCGGGTTCGGCGGCGTGACGGTTACGCGCGAGGGTCTGTCGTTCGCGCCGGCGCTACCGGAGCCCTGGGAGGCGATGCGTTTCAGGTTGCACTGGCGCGGGCGCCGGCTCGCCGTCGAGGTGTCGCGGCGAAGGGACCGCCTGGAGGCAGCGCTCGAGAAGGGGGCGGCGATGCCGCTGCGAGTCTACGGGGAGCGCTTCGTCCTGGAAAGAGGCAGCCCGCTTGTCGTGGAGGTGAGGGCGGGGAAGGAGGCAGGCAGATGGTGA
- a CDS encoding universal stress protein, producing MVTAGDRIGRRVIVAWDGSPAASTAVPVARRIAGQLGAEVEALYVAHDAAEKEGWQAKLGAEAERLGVSVRLVTGEPSAEIVRATEREGVCLVALTMHGRDVGEKGHRLGRIAKKVIASTVRPVLLVKPEAAEGKEAGPVRRLLVPIDGTPKTAAALQPVTQLAHDLKASIDFLYVADPRQKPPLERGSITAPRYVDQPQHEWPEWANEVMRRLSEGCAGCPEDVEVRIYLGRGDAGEEITHFAREKGSDAIVLVRRSRFQPGRAKVIRAVLERTTSHVIIVGCGEEA from the coding sequence ATGGTGACCGCGGGGGACCGGATCGGCAGGAGGGTGATCGTGGCCTGGGATGGGTCGCCGGCTGCCTCCACGGCAGTGCCGGTGGCCCGGCGGATCGCCGGGCAGCTCGGGGCGGAGGTGGAGGCGCTGTATGTCGCCCATGACGCCGCCGAAAAGGAGGGCTGGCAGGCCAAGCTGGGCGCCGAGGCCGAGAGGCTGGGTGTGAGCGTGCGTCTGGTCACGGGGGAGCCCAGCGCCGAGATCGTGCGGGCGACCGAACGCGAGGGCGTGTGCCTGGTGGCCCTGACGATGCACGGCCGAGACGTGGGAGAGAAGGGGCACCGGCTCGGGCGCATTGCGAAGAAGGTGATTGCGAGTACGGTGCGGCCGGTGTTGCTGGTGAAGCCGGAGGCAGCCGAGGGCAAGGAGGCGGGCCCGGTCAGGCGCCTCCTGGTGCCGATCGACGGGACGCCGAAGACAGCGGCGGCGCTGCAGCCGGTGACGCAGCTTGCGCACGACCTCAAGGCGAGCATCGACTTCCTGTACGTGGCCGACCCGAGGCAGAAGCCGCCGCTGGAGCGCGGGAGCATCACCGCGCCGCGCTACGTCGACCAGCCTCAACACGAGTGGCCGGAGTGGGCGAACGAGGTGATGCGGCGGCTCTCGGAGGGCTGCGCGGGCTGCCCGGAGGACGTAGAGGTGCGCATCTACCTGGGTCGCGGGGATGCCGGCGAGGAGATCACGCACTTCGCGCGAGAGAAAGGGAGCGACGCAATCGTGCTGGTGCGGCGGAGCCGGTTCCAGCCGGGGCGGGCGAAGGTGATCAGGGCTGTCCTGGAGAGGACGACGAGCCACGTGATCATCGTCGGGTGTGGTGAGGAGGCGTAG
- a CDS encoding DEAD/DEAH box helicase produces MATSKVVPTSVSGPRAQTRRGAGAARAAEVQRPKSGPTPGHPPPASSPLSGFHPVIQAWFRRRFGAPTDAQAAGWPHIRSGRDVLIAAPTGSGKTLAAFLVAIDQLISGPESAPGMAPSPPAVAMGVPGPASQSPESTVQPPSGPTTTVLYVSPLKALGNDIERNLDAPLAEIEEVAREMGVAIPEIEVAVRTGDTPQAERQALVRRPPDILITTPESLYLMLTAARSRERLRHVRTVIVDEIHALARDKRGSHLSLSLARLDHVVTAAGNPRPQRVGLSATQRPMDAIARFLVGAAPASVASGPHPPSPPSAPCVIVDLGHQRDIELHIEVPPTDLEAVASKEQWGEIYDRLADLIRAHRTTLVFVNTRRLSERVAHNLAERLGEDWVNSHHGSLSRDRRLKVEQRLKDGSLRALVATASLELGIDIGSIDLVCQIGSPRSIATFLQRVGRSGHALGLRPHGRIFPTTRDELVECAALVRAVRAGRLDTIVQPVAPLDILAQQIVAEVSCEDWGEDALFDLFRRADPYRDLKREDFDEIVEMLAEGVGNGAGRSPPLVHRDRINKVLRGRRNARLVALQNGGAIPEIGDFRVVQDPDETPVGTVNEDWAIESMAGDIFLLGSTSWRIKRVESGRGIVRVEDAGGLPPTIPFWLGEAPGRTIELSEEVGRLRRDIIERLTAEAQSRLEALTGDETAARTVATRTVATQTVGEAFRPPAGAPTSKAPASAGAPSDHQPPSPPTLSTQSPDSKVQSPLLAWLQSETGLSALGAAQVVDYIRATHQALGIVPSDTDIVFERFFDEAGGMQLVVHAPFGARINKAYGLTLRKRFCVNFDFELQAAASDDAIVLSLGPQHSFPLEEAFSFVSTRNAEEALRQSILYAPVFPTRWRWNATRALAVLRQSGGRRIPPQLQRMRSDDLLAAVFPEQVGCQENLTGPLTIPDHPIIRQTVWDCMHEAMDIDGLLRVLERIEAGEIRLHARDTIEPSPMAHEILSGKPFTYLDDAPLEERRTRAVTLRRTLPQDARDLGALDPDAIERVRDEAWPAPRNAEEVHDALLSLVAVRPEDAWDWRPGFEELVDTRRAATAFPAVTPSPLAEAPGHRPPSPPTLGAQSPDSKLQSPLLASPQSSEAPASAPDPSGHQPPSPPTLGAQIPNSKVQPQAQPEVWFAAENINLIRLLYPNARIEPPLDLPEGVAFAVEDREQARVRLLRGHTEVLGPVTIADLARRTALGERDVDYGIRQVEASGYVLRGHFTPSRAADHRPPLLSDQTGLAQNPESTLQSPTPEVEFCDRRLLARIHRYTLDSLRREIDPVSAQDFMRFLLRWQHLAPESKLQGKMGVRQAIARLQGFEAAASSWERELLAARVADYRLSWLDELCLAGEVVWGRLTPRKAPANGSGPSPSRVTPVSLALRPRFSHLLAAVRGASGGETPRPRAGAAAEIFDLLQSRGALFFDEIVNLTRRLRTDVERGLRELVAWGLVTADGFQGLRQLTGGVGAAGRSRRVRASLYGPGGIFAGPGPSGRWAILHAPPPDALDIDDLAESIAEVLLQRYGVVFYDLIVRESFTLPWREVLRALRRMEARGNIRGGRFVSGFVGEQYALPEAVDALRRIRREERTGERVWVAATDPMNLAGIVTPGPRVPATPRKAVLFVDGLPSDASDAPLPRVPVPTKLHPLVAARR; encoded by the coding sequence ATGGCCACGTCGAAAGTCGTACCCACCAGCGTCTCCGGACCGCGCGCGCAGACCCGCCGCGGCGCCGGGGCCGCGCGCGCCGCGGAAGTCCAGCGCCCGAAGTCCGGTCCGACCCCCGGCCACCCTCCCCCTGCCTCCAGTCCGCTCTCCGGCTTCCATCCCGTCATCCAGGCCTGGTTCCGGCGCCGCTTCGGCGCCCCTACCGACGCCCAGGCCGCCGGCTGGCCCCACATCCGCTCCGGCCGCGACGTCCTCATCGCCGCCCCCACCGGCTCCGGCAAGACCCTCGCCGCCTTCCTCGTCGCCATCGACCAACTCATCTCCGGCCCTGAGTCCGCACCCGGCATGGCCCCTTCGCCTCCGGCGGTGGCAATGGGCGTGCCAGGTCCCGCATCCCAGAGCCCGGAGTCCACAGTCCAACCGCCCTCCGGCCCCACCACCACCGTCCTCTACGTATCCCCCCTCAAGGCCCTCGGCAACGACATCGAGCGCAACCTGGATGCCCCCCTGGCCGAGATCGAAGAAGTCGCGAGGGAGATGGGCGTTGCCATCCCCGAAATCGAGGTCGCGGTGCGCACCGGCGACACCCCCCAGGCCGAGCGTCAGGCCCTGGTGCGCCGCCCGCCCGACATCCTCATCACCACGCCGGAGTCCCTGTACCTCATGCTCACGGCTGCCCGCAGCCGCGAGCGCCTGCGCCACGTCCGCACGGTCATCGTCGACGAGATCCATGCCCTCGCCCGCGACAAGCGCGGCAGCCACCTCTCGCTCTCCCTCGCCCGCCTCGACCACGTCGTCACCGCGGCCGGCAACCCGCGGCCCCAGCGCGTCGGCCTCTCCGCCACCCAGCGCCCCATGGACGCCATCGCCCGTTTCCTCGTCGGCGCGGCGCCCGCATCAGTCGCCTCCGGCCCTCACCCACCCTCACCGCCCTCCGCTCCCTGCGTCATCGTCGACCTCGGCCACCAGCGCGACATCGAGCTCCACATCGAAGTCCCGCCGACCGACCTCGAGGCCGTCGCCTCCAAAGAGCAGTGGGGCGAGATCTACGACCGCCTCGCCGACCTGATCCGCGCCCACCGCACCACCCTTGTCTTCGTCAACACCCGCCGCCTCTCGGAGCGCGTCGCCCACAACCTCGCCGAGCGCCTCGGCGAGGACTGGGTGAACTCCCACCACGGCAGCCTCTCGCGCGACCGCCGCTTGAAGGTCGAACAGCGCCTCAAGGACGGCAGCCTCCGCGCCCTCGTCGCCACCGCCTCCCTGGAGCTCGGCATCGACATCGGCAGCATCGACCTCGTCTGCCAGATCGGCTCCCCGCGCAGCATCGCCACCTTCCTCCAGCGGGTCGGCCGCTCGGGGCATGCCCTCGGCCTCCGGCCGCACGGCCGCATCTTCCCCACCACCCGCGACGAGCTCGTAGAGTGCGCCGCCCTGGTCCGCGCCGTCCGCGCCGGGCGCCTCGACACCATCGTCCAGCCCGTCGCGCCCCTGGACATCCTCGCCCAGCAGATCGTCGCCGAGGTCTCGTGCGAGGACTGGGGCGAGGACGCCCTCTTCGACCTCTTCCGCCGGGCCGACCCCTACCGTGACCTGAAGCGCGAGGACTTCGACGAGATCGTCGAGATGCTCGCCGAAGGCGTCGGCAACGGCGCCGGCCGCTCGCCGCCCCTGGTGCACCGCGACCGCATCAACAAGGTCCTGCGCGGCCGCCGCAACGCCCGCCTCGTCGCCCTGCAGAACGGCGGCGCCATCCCCGAGATCGGCGACTTCCGTGTCGTCCAGGACCCGGACGAGACTCCCGTCGGCACCGTGAACGAAGACTGGGCCATCGAAAGCATGGCCGGCGACATCTTCCTCCTCGGCAGCACCTCCTGGCGCATCAAGCGCGTCGAGTCAGGCCGCGGCATCGTCCGCGTCGAAGATGCCGGGGGCCTGCCGCCCACCATCCCCTTCTGGCTCGGCGAAGCCCCCGGCCGCACCATCGAGCTCTCCGAGGAGGTGGGCCGCCTCCGCCGCGACATCATCGAGCGCCTCACCGCCGAAGCCCAATCCCGCCTCGAAGCCCTCACCGGCGATGAAACCGCAGCCCGAACTGTCGCAACCCGAACTGTCGCAACCCAAACTGTAGGGGAGGCCTTCAGGCCTCCCGCCGGCGCCCCAACGTCCAAGGCGCCCGCCTCCGCAGGAGCGCCCTCCGACCACCAACCACCATCACCACCAACCCTCAGCACCCAAAGTCCAGACTCCAAAGTCCAATCCCCACTCCTCGCCTGGCTCCAGTCCGAGACCGGCCTCTCCGCCCTCGGCGCCGCCCAGGTCGTCGACTACATACGCGCCACCCACCAGGCGCTCGGCATCGTCCCCTCCGACACCGACATCGTCTTCGAGCGCTTCTTCGACGAGGCCGGCGGCATGCAGCTCGTGGTGCACGCCCCCTTCGGCGCCCGCATCAACAAGGCCTACGGCCTCACGCTGCGCAAGCGCTTCTGCGTAAACTTCGACTTCGAGCTCCAGGCCGCCGCGTCGGACGACGCCATCGTCCTCTCGCTCGGGCCGCAGCACAGCTTCCCGCTGGAGGAGGCCTTCAGCTTCGTCTCCACCCGCAACGCTGAGGAGGCCCTGCGCCAGTCGATCCTCTACGCCCCGGTTTTCCCCACCCGTTGGCGCTGGAACGCCACCCGGGCCCTCGCCGTCCTGCGCCAGTCCGGCGGACGCCGCATCCCGCCCCAGCTCCAGCGCATGCGCTCGGACGACCTCCTCGCCGCCGTCTTCCCCGAGCAGGTCGGCTGCCAGGAGAACCTGACAGGCCCGCTCACGATCCCTGACCATCCGATCATCCGCCAGACCGTCTGGGACTGCATGCACGAGGCCATGGACATCGACGGCCTTCTCCGCGTCCTCGAGCGCATCGAGGCAGGTGAAATCCGCCTCCACGCCCGCGACACCATCGAGCCCTCCCCGATGGCCCACGAGATCCTCAGCGGAAAGCCCTTCACCTACCTCGACGATGCCCCCCTGGAGGAGCGCCGCACCCGCGCCGTCACCCTGCGCCGCACCCTCCCCCAGGACGCTCGCGACCTGGGCGCGCTCGACCCCGACGCCATCGAGCGCGTGCGCGACGAAGCCTGGCCCGCGCCCCGTAATGCCGAGGAGGTCCACGACGCCCTCCTCAGCCTCGTGGCCGTCCGCCCGGAAGACGCCTGGGACTGGCGCCCCGGGTTCGAAGAGCTCGTCGACACCAGGCGCGCCGCCACCGCCTTCCCCGCCGTAACTCCTTCGCCCCTCGCCGAGGCCCCCGGCCACCGGCCACCATCACCACCAACCCTCGGCGCCCAAAGTCCAGACTCCAAACTCCAATCCCCACTCCTCGCCAGCCCCCAATCGTCCGAGGCGCCCGCCTCCGCACCCGACCCCTCCGGCCACCAACCGCCATCACCACCAACCCTCGGCGCCCAAATTCCAAACTCCAAAGTCCAACCCCAAGCCCAACCCGAGGTTTGGTTCGCCGCCGAGAACATCAACCTCATCCGCCTCCTCTACCCCAACGCCCGCATCGAGCCACCCCTCGACCTTCCCGAAGGCGTCGCCTTCGCCGTCGAGGACCGCGAGCAGGCCCGCGTCCGCCTCCTCCGCGGCCACACCGAAGTCCTCGGCCCCGTCACCATCGCCGACCTCGCCCGCCGCACCGCCCTCGGCGAGCGCGACGTCGACTACGGCATCCGCCAGGTCGAAGCCTCCGGCTACGTCCTCCGCGGCCACTTCACCCCGAGCCGCGCAGCCGACCACCGACCACCACTGCTATCCGACCAGACCGGCTTGGCCCAAAATCCAGAGTCCACACTCCAATCCCCAACACCGGAGGTCGAGTTCTGCGACCGGCGCCTCCTGGCCCGCATCCACCGCTACACGCTCGACTCCCTCCGCCGCGAGATCGACCCGGTGAGCGCCCAGGACTTCATGCGCTTCCTCCTGCGCTGGCAGCACCTTGCGCCCGAATCGAAGCTGCAGGGCAAGATGGGCGTGCGCCAGGCGATCGCCCGCCTCCAGGGCTTCGAAGCCGCCGCGTCGTCCTGGGAACGCGAACTCCTCGCCGCCCGCGTCGCCGACTACCGTCTCTCCTGGCTCGACGAGCTCTGCCTCGCTGGGGAGGTCGTCTGGGGCCGCCTCACGCCGCGAAAGGCGCCCGCCAACGGCTCCGGCCCCAGTCCATCCCGCGTCACCCCGGTCTCACTCGCCCTCCGGCCCCGATTCTCGCACCTGCTGGCCGCCGTCCGCGGCGCCTCCGGCGGCGAGACGCCTCGGCCGCGCGCGGGCGCCGCCGCCGAGATCTTCGACCTCCTGCAGTCGCGCGGCGCCCTCTTCTTCGACGAGATCGTGAACCTCACGCGCCGCTTGCGCACCGACGTCGAGCGCGGCCTGCGCGAGCTTGTCGCCTGGGGCCTCGTCACCGCCGATGGCTTCCAGGGCCTGCGCCAGCTCACCGGCGGTGTCGGCGCCGCCGGCCGCAGTCGCCGCGTCCGCGCCTCCCTGTACGGCCCCGGCGGCATCTTCGCCGGTCCCGGCCCCTCCGGCCGCTGGGCCATCTTGCATGCCCCGCCGCCCGACGCCCTCGATATCGACGACCTGGCCGAGTCGATTGCCGAAGTCCTGCTTCAGCGCTACGGCGTCGTGTTTTACGACCTCATCGTGCGCGAGAGCTTCACCCTGCCCTGGCGCGAAGTCCTGCGCGCCCTGCGCCGCATGGAGGCGCGCGGCAACATCCGCGGCGGCCGCTTCGTCTCAGGCTTCGTTGGCGAGCAGTACGCCCTGCCCGAAGCCGTGGACGCCCTGCGACGCATCCGCCGCGAAGAGCGCACCGGCGAGCGCGTCTGGGTGGCCGCGACTGACCCAATGAACCTCGCCGGCATCGTCACGCCCGGCCCCCGCGTCCCCGCCACGCCCCGCAAGGCCGTCCTCTTCGTCGATGGCTTGCCCTCGGATGCCTCCGACGCCCCTCTCCCCCGCGTCCCCGTCCCCACGAAACTTCACCCGCTGGTCGCGGCGCGCCGGTAG
- a CDS encoding acyl-CoA dehydrogenase family protein, which yields MRFRFSPEDEAFRAEVREFIRTELPKSRQGGESFTKKLAAKGWLTMSWPKEYGGQDAGHIKQLIYNEEMSYNRAPGTTMGVDRVGPTIILFGTEEQKAEFLPRIARDEITWCQGFSEPGAGSDLASLQTRAVQDGDDFIVNGSKIWTSNAQNADYMILLTRTDPDAPKHRGISYFLLDMKTPGITIRPLVQMTGQAGFNQVFFDNVRVPARNMIGEKNRGWYVSTATLDFERSGIRRVVDGLRTFEEAVAYAKRTPAHLPRRATPPTTDHHRPTTLFDVPHIRHALADIAVGFEVGRLLCYRVAWMQSQQMIPNYEASMAKVFGTELQQRLARVAINMMGLHGQLRGPGAPVNGGISQYYLSSVSLTIAAGTSEVNRNIIAQRGLGLPRD from the coding sequence ATGCGCTTCCGATTCTCGCCTGAGGACGAAGCCTTCCGCGCCGAAGTGCGCGAGTTCATCCGCACCGAGCTGCCGAAGTCCCGCCAGGGCGGCGAGTCCTTCACCAAGAAGCTCGCCGCGAAGGGCTGGCTCACCATGTCCTGGCCGAAGGAGTACGGCGGCCAGGACGCCGGCCACATCAAGCAACTCATCTACAACGAGGAGATGTCCTACAACCGGGCCCCTGGCACGACCATGGGCGTCGACCGCGTCGGCCCGACGATCATCCTCTTCGGCACGGAGGAGCAGAAGGCCGAGTTCCTGCCGCGCATCGCCAGGGACGAAATCACCTGGTGCCAGGGCTTCTCCGAGCCCGGCGCCGGCTCCGACCTCGCCTCCCTCCAGACCCGCGCCGTCCAGGACGGCGACGACTTCATCGTCAACGGCTCCAAGATCTGGACCTCCAACGCCCAGAACGCCGACTACATGATCCTCCTGACCAGGACGGACCCCGATGCCCCCAAGCACCGCGGCATCAGCTACTTCCTGCTGGACATGAAGACCCCGGGCATCACCATCAGGCCCCTGGTCCAGATGACCGGCCAGGCCGGCTTCAACCAGGTGTTCTTCGATAACGTGCGCGTCCCCGCGCGCAACATGATCGGGGAGAAGAACCGCGGCTGGTACGTCTCTACCGCCACCCTGGACTTCGAGCGCTCCGGCATCCGCCGCGTCGTCGATGGCCTCCGCACCTTCGAAGAGGCCGTCGCCTACGCCAAACGCACGCCGGCGCACCTACCGCGTCGCGCTACTCCTCCGACCACCGACCACCACCGGCCAACCACCCTGTTTGATGTCCCCCACATCCGCCACGCCCTCGCCGACATCGCCGTCGGCTTCGAGGTCGGCCGCCTCCTCTGCTACCGCGTCGCCTGGATGCAGAGCCAGCAAATGATCCCGAACTACGAGGCCTCCATGGCCAAGGTCTTCGGCACGGAGCTGCAGCAGCGCCTCGCCCGCGTCGCGATCAACATGATGGGCCTGCACGGCCAGCTCCGCGGCCCCGGCGCCCCCGTCAACGGCGGAATCTCGCAGTACTACCTCTCGTCCGTCTCGCTCACCATCGCCGCCGGCACCTCGGAAGTGAACCGCAACATCATCGCCCAGAGGGGGTTAGGGCTGCCTCGCGATTAG